Within the Streptomyces sp. R41 genome, the region CGGACCAGGAGGTCGCGGACTGGCTGGGCAACTGGACGCCCACCGCCTCCTGACGCCCCGGGAGGCTGGGGGGCCTCCCGGGGAAGCCGGGGTTCTCCCCGGCCGGGGAGGCTGGGCGCCGGACACCGCCCAGCCTCCCCACACCCCGCTCCGAGCCCCGCCACAGCCCCCCGTTACACGTTGGAGCGATGGCGCGGAAGATCCTGCTGGCCGACGACGACGTGGCCGTACGTGAGGGGCTCGGCCGGCTGCTCAGGTTCGAGGGGTACGAGACCGTCCTCGCCGGAGATGGGCGCGAGGCCCTCGACCTGGTGGCCGGGGCCGACGGGCGCCCCGACCTGGTGCTGATGGACGTCACCATGCCCGGACTCGACGGGCTGGCCGCCACCCGGCGGATACGGGCGTCCGGGTTCACCGTCCCCATCCTGATGATCACCGGCCGGGACGCCGTCGGCGACCGTATCGTCGCGCTCGACAACGGCGCCGACGACTACCTGATGAAACCGTTCGCGAGCGAGGAACTCCTCGCGCGGGTCAGGGCGCTGCTGCGCCGCAGCCCGCAGCAAAGGCCCACGGAGCCGGGTCCGGCCCCCGACGCCCTGCTCTCCTTCGAGGACGTCGCCATGGACCCGCGCACCCGCACGGTCACCCGCGCCGGCCATTCCCTCGACCTCACCAGGACCGAGTACGCCCTGCTGGAGTACCTGCTGCGGCACCCGGCCAGGGTCCTCGGCCGGCCCCGGATCCTCAAGGAGGTCTGGGGCTTCGACTTCGAGCCGGCGTCCAACACGCTGGACGTGTACGTGATGTATCTGCGCCGGAAGCTGGAGAGCCACGGCGGACCGCGGCTCATCCACACCACCGTGCGGGGGCTCGGTTACACGCTGCGGGCGAAATAGCCGGTCAGGAGTCCAGCAGGGTCCCCGGCAGGTCGAACCGCTTGGCCTTGCCCGTCGTGAGGTCCACGCGGGTCACCGTGTTCTCGGCGTAGACGAGCCAGCCGGCCGAGGTGTGGGTGAGGTCCAAGGAGCCGGTGAGGCCCTTGACGCGGGCGCGGTGCAGTTCCTTGCCGGTGGTGGCGTCGACCTCCACCAGTTCGGTGTCGCCGCCCGCGGCCACCGCGACCACGATCGACGAGCCCGTCGCCGCCACGGCATCGGCCCGCCCGCCGTCCACCGAGACCGCGGTCGCGTCGGCATCGCGCCTGAGGGCGACCTTGACGGCACCCGACTTGCCCGGGGCTCCCGAGGCCGGCGACCCGACGACGACCGGGTGTCCGGACGGACACGCGAGGTCCTGGACGTCCAGACCGCTCGGGACGCGTACGGAAGTGATCCTGCCGTCGGTCAGCCGCGCCGCGGAGATCTTCGTGCCAGTGCCCGAACCACTGCCCAGGCAGACCGTGTCCGAGGCCGCGTCGGAAGCCGCGAGGGTGACAGTGCCGGGGACCTTCAGCTCACGCTCGGTGGTCCAGTCGGCCGGGTCGCGGACCAGCACACTGGAGTCGGCCGTGCCGCTCGCCGCCTTGGTGTCGGGCAGCCCCGCGACCTCGGCGACCAGCGTCTTGCCGGGCAGGATCCTGCGCAGCCGCTCGTCGCCCGTCATGCCGTCGAGGGTGTGGTCCTTGCGGTCGATCTCGTAGCGCCGGTCCGGCTTGCCACCCTTACGGGGAACCGTCAACAGCCAACGCCCGTCGGCGAGTCGGACAATGTGCGGGCTGATCGAATCGTCGTCGTCCGCCTGCTGGGGCACGACAGCCAGGCTCTGCGCCCTGGACTTGTCCGGGTTGATCCCGACCACCGTCACCAAGCCGTTGACCTTGGCGAGCGCGAAGGTCGAGGAGCCCTTCCAGTCCGTGCCCAGGTCCACCCCGCCCGGCCCGGAACAGGCCGTGGTCAGGGCGGCCGTCGTGCCGAGCGCGACCGACAGGAGGACCGCTCGCGCCGGACCGGTCAGCCGTCCAGGGCGCTCAGGTGTCGTGGGGGGGTACGGCATGGGGTGGCTCACCAGTCCTTCATCGCATCTGTGGGGGACATCCTCGCGGCCCTGCGTGCCGGGGCCAGCGAACCCATCGCCACCACCAGCACCGTCAGCCCGAGGAGCAGGAGCAGAGTGCCCGCCGGCGGCAGCAGCACCCAGCCCTTGACGTACGGCGCCAGGTCCGCGCTGCCGCGCAGCAGGGCCGCTGCGCCGCCGCCGAGCACCGCGCCGAGCACGGTGCCGATCAGCGCGGCCACGGCTCCGGCCAGCGCCATCTCCGTGACCAGCATCGTCAGCACGTATCTCGTGCGGAATCCGACCGCCTTGAGAATGCCGATCTCCTGCGCCCGCTGGCGTGACAGCGCCCCGGTCACGGTGACCGCGCCGACGAAGGCCAGCACACCGAGCACACCGAGCAGCACCTGGCCGACCACCTTGATCATCTCCAGGACACCGGGAAGCGCGCTGAGCTGCTGCTGGAGGGTGACCGCCGGATAGCCCAGCTTCTGCACGGACTTCGTCACGGCAGGCACGTCGGCGGCCGTCCTGGCGACCACGGTCAGCTGGTCGTAGCCGATGGTGGAGAGGTAACTCTTCGCCGGTTCACCGGACCGCTGCGCCGCCCAATCGACCACGGTGGAGTCGGCGGCGTACGCGGCATCCGGGTTGTCCAGCTGCCAGGTCGGGTCGTACACCCCGACGAGCCGGGCGTGGCCCGAGACTCCGGTGCCCTCGCCCTGGCGTACGAAGCGGGTGGTCTCGATCTCGATGTCCTTGCCCACCAGCTTGCTCAGGTCCACGCCCTGGGACGCGGCCGGGGCCACGATCTCGCCCGGGCGCAGCGGAAAGAGCTGTTTGCGTACGGACTTGGTGACCGGTGGGGGCAGCGCGGGGCGGTAGGTCGTGGCGTACAGCAGGACGGTGTCGCCCGCCTTGGTCAGGACCCCGAAGGAGACCTGGGCCCGGTGCTGCACCGACTCGACGTGCGGCAGCTTCGCGAGCCTGGCGGCCGTACGGTCTGTCAGCTGCGGGGTGTCGGGCCGGGAGTCGGGGCGGTCGACGGTGATGCTGCGGTTGGCGCTGCTCTCCTTGACGCCCGTGTCGGTGACGCCCTGGGCCCGGTCGGCGATGCCCAGTGCGCCGAGACAGACGGCGGCGGCGACCGAGACCAGGGCCACGAGGCCGATCAGGCGGCGGCGCAGGGCGCGGACATTGGCCAGCGCCAGGCTGAAGACGTTCATTCGGCGCTCTCCGTCTGCGTGTTGGCCCTGGCCCGCTCGGCCATGGGCTTCTCCACCGTCGCGGGCTTGTCCACCGCGACCTGGGTGAACGTGCCCTTCTCCAGGCGGTGCACCACATCCGCGAACTCCGACACCGCCGGGTTGTGGGTGACCAGGAGCACCGCCCAGCCCTCGTCCGCCAGTTCGCGGAACAGCCCAAGCAGCACGTCCTCGCTCTCGGTATCGAGGTTTCCGGTCGGCTCGTCGGCCAGCACCGCGGGCGGATCGTTGATCAGCGCCCGCGCCAGCGCCACCCGCTGCTGCTCGCCTCCCGACAGCTCGCCGGGCAGATGGTCGGCCCGCTCCGCGAGCCCGACCCGCTCCAGCAGCGCACGGGCGCGCATCTCGCCCTCGGCGCGGCTGCCGGCGTACGGCAGGACGACGTTGCGCAGCGCCGAATGTTGCGGCAGCAGGTTGTACGACTGGAACACGAACCCGAGCCGGCCGCGGCGCAGATCCGCCCGCGCACCGTCGCCCAGCCCCGTGATGTCCGTGCCCTCGACGAACACACGGCCGCTGTCCGGCGGGGTCAGCAGCCCGAGGATGTGCAGGAGGGTCGTCTTCCCTGAGCCGGAGTGGCCGACCAGGGCCGTGACCTCGCCGCCTCTCACGGCGAGGTCGACGCCGCGCAGGACGTCGACCCTCCTTCCGCGCAGGGTGTAGGACTTGCCCACACCCTCGGCCCGCAGCAGTGCGTTCACCGAACTCTCGCTCACTTTCCGTTCTTCGGGGCCGGCAGCCAGCCCATGGCGCCGTGCAGTTGCCGGTCCAGCGTCCACACGGCCCAGGTCGTCTTGAGATCGCAGGCGGAATCCCCGCCGCCGACCTGATAGAGGCCGGGCAGCCCGGGGCAGGCCCTGTACGGCGTGATGCCGCGTCCGAGGGCTTCGCGCAGCGACGCGTCCAGCTCACCACCGAGCAGCGAATAGGCCCGTACGACCAGGGCGTAGGTGTAGACGGAGGTGAACCGGCCCGGGTTCAGCGCCCAGTGTTCCAGGGCGTCGGGGGTGATCCACGACGGGATCCCGTCGCGCTGTCCGCTGTCGGCGAGCCCGACGGCGACCGTAGCCGCCGCGACCACCCGCTCCGGGGTGTCCGGGCTCCAGCTGTCGATCTTCGGGACGGGGACCCAAGCCCCCGCGTCGGCACAGTTGAGGGCGGTGCGCTGCCACTGGGTGGCGTTCCGCACGGTCACGGTGGCGGGCAGCACCTGCGCGTCGGCGCACAACTGCCGTGCCACATCGCTCGCGTCGCCGCCCGCGGTGACCTTGCGCAGGGCGGCCCGGCTCAGCCGCTCGGCGCCTTCCTGGCCGGCGTCGTCGGACTTCTCCTCGCGCTCCAGCGCGGCCAGCAGCCCGGGGTCCTTTCGCGACCATCCGGCCAGCGCCCGCAGGCGCTGCACGAAGAGGGAGGCGTCCGGGTTGCCGATGTAGGCATCGGGGTCGCGGACCGTCCCGTCGTCGAGCCGGTCGCCGTCCAGCCGCTTCAGCACCGGTGCGAACACGGCCTTCGGCGAGCCGGCCGCCTTCAGCGCGTGGACCAGTTCGTAGAGCTGCTCATACGGGAGCGTTGCGGCGCCGTCCCGGAGCACCGGCTCCCACACCTGGCGGTTCACGGCGGGCCGCTTCCCCGCGGCCTCCTGGATCAGCGCATAACTGTAGGTGTCGTCGAGCCGGGTCGCCCGGGCGTCGGGCGTGAGGTTCTCGAAGTCGTCCGTACGCGGAGCGGCGATCCGGGTGAGGGTGGCGGGGACGGGCTCGTTCAGCAGATGCAGCGAACGGGCCAGGGCGCTGCCCTCGTCGAGTGCCCGGGCCTTCTTCGCCAGCGAGCGCAGCCAGGAGACGGTGGCGGTCCGATCCGCCGCCGGGAGGTCGTCCAGGCGCCCGAGTGCGTCGAGCACTTCGAGGGCCGCCCAGGTGGCGCCGAGGCGAGCCCCGTCGCTGTCGTCGCCGAGCGCGGAGTCGACGTACCAGCCGCCCTTGGTCCGGAGCTTGTTCACCGCCGCCGCGTCGCTCGCGCCCAGCGCGGTACCGGCACCGGCCCGCCGCAACGGGATCATCCAGTCACGGCCCCAGAGCGAGGAAGTCTCCAGCGCTTCCCGGCGCAACGACTCGACCTGTGCCGAAGCGATGCTCGTCCTCGGATCACGGCCCAGCTCGGACAGCGTCCGCAGCGCATAGGACTCGGCCTGCGGGCCCGCGGGCTGCTCACGCAGGAACGGGTGGTAGTAGTAGCCGTTCTGCCTACTGACCAGAAGCTCGAATTGCCGGGCAGCGGCGGATTCACGCTGCGCGGACTCACCGTCTGAATCAGACATGGATGTACATGAAGTGACGAGAGCGGCGCATATGACCGCCCCGGTCAACCGGGACGCCAGCGTTCCGCCGCGCGTCACCCAACCGAATTTCACCGAACGCCCCCGTGCGTCGTCCTGCATATTCACCGCAGCGAAAAGTGCCACACCGCCGGGCCCTGACGGTGTGACACCCTTGCTCACTCAGTTCACGCGTCGCGCCGACTCAGCGGAAGCGGATCAGGCGGCGCCCGCGTAGGCGCACTTCTCGCTGACCTTGATCGAGCTGGTCACCTGGGCCGAGCCGCAGCTCTTCGTCGAGACGTACGTGGTGGTGCCGCCCGGCTTCATCTGACCGTAGGTGTCGGAGATGTTGGCGTTGGTGTTCTTCCAGCGCACCTCACCCAGGGACCGGCTCTTCATCGTGAGCGTGGCCTCGGGGTTCTTGGAGATGGTGATGGAGACGCTGATGCCGTGGGCTGCCAGCTCCGTGCGGTTCTGGATCCACTTCGCCTTGCGGGGGTTGGTCCCCGACATCTTCGTGGACGCTTTCCAGTCACAGGCGGTGACGTAGAAGCCGCAGTGCCAGGCGTTGATCGAGATCTTGTTCCCGCCCGGGATGCCCACCGAAGTGGAGGACGAGGTGGCGTGGGCCGGTGCCGCCGTCAGCACAAGGGCGCCGGCCGCGAAAGCGGTGGCAGCCCCGGACATCAGGCGCATGCGTATGGCCTTGTTCATTCGATTGTCTCCCCGTGAGATACCGAAAGCGGTTCCTGGGTCAAGGAACCGCAAGCGCAACGGACTTGAATCTCAAGATCCGCTTTGCGACCCCAATTGATACATGGGATCGATCCCACAGCACAATCCAGCCAGCCGGCACCGGGCATGTCCTGTGTCACACCGGGGAATTGGAACCTGGCGCCGGGAAACGGCATCAGGGCTCACCCTCCGAGGGAGACTCGAGGAGAACCCTCAGGGAAACCTCAAGGGGAACCCGGAAAGACGTAATTCCCCCGCACTGCCTTCACACGCCCATGGCGATTCGTCGCCCGGGGATGACAGCCGCGCGTACACCCCGTCCCGCGCCAACAGCTCCATGTGCGTACCGACTTCCACCAGACGCCCCCCGTCCACGACCAGGATCCGGTCCGCGTCGGGCGCCAGGCCCAGGTCGTGGGTGATCATGATCGTCGTACGTCCCGCCATCAGACGGCGCAGGGGCTCGACCACCCGGTGCGCGGCGAGGGCGTCGAGGCCGGCCGTCGGTTCGTCGAGTACGAGGACGGGGGCGGCGCGGAGCATGGCGCGGGCGATGGCCACCCGCTGGAGCTGGCCACCGGAGAGGGCCGCGGTGCCGGGCGCGATCGGGGTCTGGTACCCCCGCGGCAGCGCGCTGATGAACTCGTGCGCGTCCGCCTCCAGTGCGGCCCGCTCGATCTCGGCGTCCGTCGCTCCCGGCCGTCCGCACGCGATGTTCTCGCGGATCGTGCCGTGCAGGATGAGGGTCTCCTGGGGCAGCAGCGCGACGTTCTCGCGCAGGAACTCCAGGGGTACGCCGGTCAGCGGGACGCCGTCGAGGCAGATCACGCCCGCCGTCGGGTCGTAGAAGCGGGTGAGGAGTTTGGAGAGGGTGGACTTTCCGGCGCCGCTGGGTCCGGTGACGACGACGAGTTCGCCGGGTCCGGCCGTGAAGGTCACGTCGTGCAGGGAGTCGCGCTCGGCACCCGGGTAGCGGAACGACGTGCCGTGGAAGCTGACCCAGCCGTGTACGGGCCATTCCCGCACCGGGACGGCCGGGTCGCTGACGGCGGGCTCGGCGTCCAGGATCTCCTGGAGCCGCTCGGCGCCGGCGGTGGCGGCGGTGAGGGTGAGCCCGAGCTGCCCGAGATTGCGGATCGGTGGGTAGAGATAGCCGAGGAAGGCGGCGAAGGCGAGCAACTGGCCCAAGGACATCCGCCCTTGAGAGATCTCCCAGGCGCCGAGGCCGATCACCGCGAGCACGCAGACCGTCTCGACGACCTCGACGAACTGCTCGTACATCTCGCTCGCCCGCGCCCCGCGCACGGACGCCCGCATCCAGGCGCGCGCCTCCCGGTCGAGCCGCTTCTCCTCGGCACGGCGCCGGTTGTACGCCTGCGTCAGCACCACATTGCCGAGCGACTCCTCGACGACGGAGGTGATCGCGCCGTCGGCGGCCCGCTCCTCCCGGGAGGCGGTCTTGATCCGCCCGGAGAAACGGCGGGCGGCGACGAGGAAGAGGGGAGCGAGGACGAAGGTGGCGAGAGCGAGGTCCCAGCGCAGCCAGAGGGCCGCGGCGGCATAGAAGACCGCGGAGAAGGCGGCGGAGACCGTCCCGACCACGCCCGACACGACCATCTGCTCGATGGCCTCGACGTCTCCGGTGAGACGTTCGACCAGATCACCCTGGCGGTGCTTCTGGAAGAAGTGCGGAGGCAGATCCTGGACGTGCCGGAACACGCCCGCGCGAAGTCGCAGTACGAATCTCTCGGCGGTCCACACGGCGAGCGAGTTGCCGAGATACCCGACGAGCGCGCCGAGCACGGCGACGCCGAGCCAGGCCCCGGCGGGTCCCCAGAACGCCGCGAGCGAACCGGCCTTCAGGGCATGGTCGGTGAGCTGCGCGAAAAGCAGGATCGAGGCGGTCTCGGCGAGCGCGGCCACCACCACACAGCCGGTGATCACCACGAGCCACTTACGGTCCCCGCGAGTCAGCGGCCAGAAGCGAGCAAATGCTTCCCGGACTTCCCGCATGTCAACTCCCCTTTTACTGTCCACAACATGGCCGAGGCGGGGCCACCGGAGTAATTCCGGGGCCCCGCCTCGTAGCGGCTGCTAGCGGCCCTGACCGCCGACCGGGCGCTTCTTCGGCGCCGGCTTGGCGGGCTTGTGCGCCTTCTTCGGGGCCGGAGCGGGCTTGTGGTGCTTCTTGACCGGGGCGATCTTGTGGAAGCTCATGGGGGTTCTCCTTCTTCCCAGTGGGTGAATTCCCTTTGCCGTTTGCGTCGTTCGCTTTCGACAAGGAAAACACTACGGGACTCCGAACCCGGAAACTGCCAATTCGGCTTAGACCTCGATGAATTGCAGCTGAAAGAAATTCTCAGCGAGCCGGCGGAACCGACCGGCCACTCACACAGAATTTATGACGGACCTCACCTGGAACTTACCGAGGTAATTCAGAGGCTAATTCATCTGGTCGGTGCTCTGTCAATGCCCGATCGTCAGCGCCGACCCCGTCATCCGCACCCGGATCCCGTCCTTCTCCACGCGTACGTCCCGCAGCCGCAGGTCGCCGTCCTTCGGATGCGGCAGGCGGAATCCCAAGGACAGCTGGTCCACGAGGACGGGACGGGTGAGCCGGGAGAGGCCGTCGAGGAGGGCCGGGTCCAGGCCGAAGCGCTTCAGGAGCGCCGGGTGGGCGATCGCCACGTCGAGGAGGTTCACGCGCATCGCCCGGCGGGCGAACTTCGCCGACCCCGTCAGCGAGGCAAGCCTGGTGTCGTCGCGCAGCGCCTGACGCACCGCCGCGTCCGGCACCCCGAGGCGGTGCACGATCGCCGGGACGGAGAGCAGGGCCCGCGCCTTGGCGGTCTCCTTGCCGAGGCGCGCCACCGAGCGCGGGGTGAGGTGCAGGCCCTCCGAGGCACGGGCGCCCGGCCGGTACGTCGCCAGGTCGCCGATGTCCAGGCGCATTCCGTCGATCCGCGTCGAGATGCCGCGCTCGCCGTCGCGGCCGATACGGGCGTCGGCCCGGAGTTTCAGGTCGTGTCCGGCGACGGGCAGCGTGCCGCGCGCCCGCACCCGGTCGTGGCCGTGCCCGGTGAACGTCACCTGGGACGCGCCGAGTTCTCGGTTCAGGTCGTCGAAGGAGAGCAGCACCTCGCCGTGCAGCGCGGGGACTCGGGCACCGTGTACGGCGGTGGGGTCGTCGCCGCCGTCGAGCCGTACATGCGTCGCCGTCGCCGACACCTCAGCCAGCGAGACCCGGTCGGCGGCCACGTCCGGCACGGTCACCTTCACGGAGTCCAGTCGGTGGTCGGCGAGTTGGGTGAGGAAGGGGAAGCCCCCGATCTCGACCTCGGGGGCGGCGGTCAGGTGCAGCTGGTCCTTGAGCTTGTCGGCCGCCTCGTGCTCGGCGTACAGCAGGGCCCAGCGGTCGGCGAGCGTGAGGAACGCGGCGAGGGACAGGACGAGGACGGCAGCCTTCGCCGCGAACGGCAGTCCGGCGAAGCGTTTCCGGCGGCGCCGGCTGCCCCGGCGGTGGTTGGGCGGGGCCCAGTCCTCCTCCGGCACCTCCTCCGGCTCGTCCTCGTGGAGGAACTCCTCCAGTGGACCGTCGTCGAGAGCGGCGAGCTCTTCGTAGGGGTTTGTATAGGGATGCGTTGTCATGCGGTGGGGGGTACGCATCGTCTCAGTCGACCATGCGTACCGCCCCTGTCCGCAACCGCTACCGTCCGTATGCGATCTACCTCACGGCATTCCCGATCTCTGCTTCACGGCATTCCCGATCTCTACTTCACGATCGTGATCCGGGCCGCCGCGGGCACCGGATACGGCGTCGCCGCCGACGAGTTGGCCGTCAGATAGGACTCGAAGGCCGCCAGGTCGTCGCCGCCGACGACCACGTTCGTGCCCTTGCCGAGTTCGGCGAAGCCGTCGCCGCCGCCCGCGAGGAAGGAGTTCATCGCGACGCGGTAGGTGGCGGTGGGGTCGATCGCGGTGTTGTTGAGCTTGACGGAGTCGGCGACCACTCGGGCGGCGCCCGTCTTCGTCAGGTCCAGGGTGTAGGTGAGGCCCGAGGAGATCTGGAGGATCTTCGGCGCGGCCTCGTTCGCGCCGCTGACCTGCTGCTGGAGAGCGGTGATCAGCTGGGCGCCGGTGAGGTTCACCAGGTTGACCGTGTTGGAGAAGGGCTGGACCGTGTACGCCTCCCCGTACGTCACCACGCCGTCGCCCTCACTGCCGCTCGCGGTGTAGGTGAGCCCGGCGCGGATGCCGCCCGGGTTCATCACCGCGAGGTCGGCCTCCGGGTCGACGGACTTGGCGTACGCGAGCTGCGCGTCGGCGATCAGGTCGCCGAGCGGGGACTCGGTGCCGGTGTTGCCGATCTCGCCCGCGATGTAGCCGATGGGTCGCGAGGCGATCGGGGCGGAGAGCGTCTTCCACTTGCTGATCAGGGCCGTCATGTCAGCGGCCTTCGCCACGTCACGGGTGACCACGTGGTTCGCGGACTTCACCGCCGTACGCGCGATGTCGCCGGTCCAGCGGTCGTACGTCAGCGTCGTGTCCGTGTAGAGGCGGCCGAAGGACGAGGCCGACGTCACCATGCGAGGGTTGCCCGCCGGGTCCGGGACGGTGCACGCGTACGCCTGGTGGGTGTGGCCGGTGACCAGCGCGTCCACGGCCGGCGTGACGTTCTTGGCGATGTCGACGATCGGCCCGGAGATGCCGTCACCGGCGCCGGGGCTGTCGCAGTCGTAGTTGTACGCCGTCGAGGCGGGCGCACCGCCCTCGTGGATCAGCGCGACGATCGACTTCACGCCCTGGCGCTGGAGCACCTTGGCGTACTTGTTGATCGTCTCGACCTCGTCGCCGAACTTGAGGCCCTTGACGCCCTCGGCGGAGACGATGTTCGGGGTGCCCTCCAGGGTCACGCCGATGAAGCCGACCTTGACGCCGTTCTTCTTCCACACCCAGTAGGGCTTGAGGATCGGCTTGCCGGTCTTCTCGTCGGTGACGTTCGCGGCGAGGTAGGGGAAGTCGGCGCCCGTGAATTCCTCGCTGTCGTCGTAACAGCCGTCCTTCGGGTGGCAGCCGCCGTTCTGCAGACGGGCCAGCTCCTTGGCGCCCTCGTCGAACTCGTGGTTGCCGACGCTCGTCACGTCCAGGTCGAGCTTGTTCAGCGCGTCGATCGTCGGCTCGTCGTGGAAGAGGCCGGAGATCAGCGGGGAGGCGCCGACCATGTCACCGGCTGCGGCCGTGATCGAGTACTTGTTGTTCTTGCGGGCCTGGCGCAGATGCGTGGCGAGGTATTCGACACCGCCCGCGTCGATGGTCTTCGTCGTGCCGTCCGCCTGCAGCTCCGTGACACGGCCCGAGGAGCCGGACGGCGGCTCCAGGTTGCCGTGCAGGTCGTTGAAAGACAGCAGCTGTACGTCCTGGTAGCGGCCGCTGCCCTGGTGGTGCAGCGGCGTGGCCTTGTCCTGGCCCGCGCTCGCGGGCATCGCCGCGGCCAGCGCGCCGACGGTGGCAAGGCCGGCGGCGGCCGCGAGGATGCGATGGGTACGTCTGTGCCGGGGCGTCGATGGCATGGGTTCCCCCCTGGGATCCGTGGAAGCTGGACGAGCTGAAGAACTGAAGAACGGGAGAGCTCGAGAGCTGGAGAGCGGACGAGCTGGAGAGCTGGACGGGCTGTGAAGCCGTAGCAGCCGTGGGACGACTGCGGCTTTGCGCGCACTTTAGATTCAACGCGCGTAGCGCAACAGGGGGTTGAGGGTTACCAACAGGTTGCGGTCGAGCGCACTTCGCCATGAAACGGGCAGGCCTTACCCTCGTAGCCATGACCAGCGACGACAGCGCACTGCCCGCCCTCTCCCGCTCCATCGAGACCTGCTCCGCGCTCTCCCCGGGCCAGGCCGAGGACGTGCTCCAGCTGCTCGCCGAGGCCGCCCGGGCCGATGGGCAGCAGGCGGTGTCCGAGCAGGGGCGGCTGCAGCTCAAGGGCGGAGCCCGTGAGGGCGTACGGCATCTGCTGCTGACCGTCGGTGACCAGCTCATCGGGTACGCGCAGCTGGAGGACACCGACCCGGTGGAGGCCCCTGCCGCCGAGCTGGTCGTGCACCCGGCGCACCGCGGGCACGGGCACGGGCGGGCGCTGGGCTCCGCGCTGCTCGCCGAGTCCGGGAAGCGGCTGCGGGTGTGGGCGCACGGCGGGCACTCGGCCGCCCGGCACCTCGCGCAGGTCCTCGGGCTCACCCTCTTCCGCGAACTGCGCCAGATGCGGCGGCCGTTGGCGGACCTCGACCTGCCCGAGCCGAAGCTCCCGGACGGGGTGCACGTCCGCTCCTTCGTGCCGGGCCGGGACGACGCCGCCTGGCTCGCGGTGAACGCCGCGGCCTTCGCCCACCACCCCGAGCAGGGCTCCCTCACCCAGCGCGACCTGGACGACCGGATGGCCGAGCCATGGTTCGACCCGTCCGGGTTCTTCCTCGCCTTCCGCGCCGGCCAACTGGTCGGCTTCCACTGGACCAAGGTCCACGCCGAGGAGCGGCTGGGCGAGGTGTACGTCCTCGGGGTGCACCCCGGCGCCCAGGGCGGCGGCCTGGGCAAGGCGCTCACCACGATCGGGCTGCGCCACCTCGCCGCGCAGGGCCTGCCCACCGCGATGCTCTACGTCGACGCCGACAACAAGTCGGCGGTGACCGTGTACGAGCGGCTCGGCTTCGTCACCCACGAGACGGACCTGATGTACCGGACGGAGTCGTAACCGCTCCGCCGGTACCGGTTCAGTGCCTCACGCCGGGTCAGCGGTGAGCAAGAGAGGCGATCCGCCGCCTGGGTTCCGCGACGGAGCACGCACCCAGCAAGGCCGCCACGACCAGGAGCCCCGCCCAGCGTTCGTGGGCGCCGTCCCAGCGCGGGTCGCCCACCGCCACGAACAGCTCCCACGGTTCCGGGAGCAGCAGGGCGGAGGCGACGACGGTGACCGGCAGTCCGGCCGACACCGCGACCCCCGGCTCGGCCACGTCCGTGCACCGCACGGCCACGGCCGCGGCGGCCAGGGCGAGCACGGCGATGGTCGCCGCCTCCAGGGTGACCGCGCCCACCGGGGGCCGGGTCTGCTCCGGTACGAGGAGCAGCGCGGCCGTCCACCACACCACCGCGAACGGAGCGACGAGCGCCACCCGCAGACC harbors:
- a CDS encoding ABC transporter permease, which produces MNVFSLALANVRALRRRLIGLVALVSVAAAVCLGALGIADRAQGVTDTGVKESSANRSITVDRPDSRPDTPQLTDRTAARLAKLPHVESVQHRAQVSFGVLTKAGDTVLLYATTYRPALPPPVTKSVRKQLFPLRPGEIVAPAASQGVDLSKLVGKDIEIETTRFVRQGEGTGVSGHARLVGVYDPTWQLDNPDAAYAADSTVVDWAAQRSGEPAKSYLSTIGYDQLTVVARTAADVPAVTKSVQKLGYPAVTLQQQLSALPGVLEMIKVVGQVLLGVLGVLAFVGAVTVTGALSRQRAQEIGILKAVGFRTRYVLTMLVTEMALAGAVAALIGTVLGAVLGGGAAALLRGSADLAPYVKGWVLLPPAGTLLLLLGLTVLVVAMGSLAPARRAARMSPTDAMKDW
- a CDS encoding response regulator transcription factor, which codes for MARKILLADDDVAVREGLGRLLRFEGYETVLAGDGREALDLVAGADGRPDLVLMDVTMPGLDGLAATRRIRASGFTVPILMITGRDAVGDRIVALDNGADDYLMKPFASEELLARVRALLRRSPQQRPTEPGPAPDALLSFEDVAMDPRTRTVTRAGHSLDLTRTEYALLEYLLRHPARVLGRPRILKEVWGFDFEPASNTLDVYVMYLRRKLESHGGPRLIHTTVRGLGYTLRAK
- a CDS encoding ABC transporter ATP-binding protein, which encodes MNALLRAEGVGKSYTLRGRRVDVLRGVDLAVRGGEVTALVGHSGSGKTTLLHILGLLTPPDSGRVFVEGTDITGLGDGARADLRRGRLGFVFQSYNLLPQHSALRNVVLPYAGSRAEGEMRARALLERVGLAERADHLPGELSGGEQQRVALARALINDPPAVLADEPTGNLDTESEDVLLGLFRELADEGWAVLLVTHNPAVSEFADVVHRLEKGTFTQVAVDKPATVEKPMAERARANTQTESAE
- a CDS encoding ABC transporter ATP-binding protein gives rise to the protein MREVREAFARFWPLTRGDRKWLVVITGCVVVAALAETASILLFAQLTDHALKAGSLAAFWGPAGAWLGVAVLGALVGYLGNSLAVWTAERFVLRLRAGVFRHVQDLPPHFFQKHRQGDLVERLTGDVEAIEQMVVSGVVGTVSAAFSAVFYAAAALWLRWDLALATFVLAPLFLVAARRFSGRIKTASREERAADGAITSVVEESLGNVVLTQAYNRRRAEEKRLDREARAWMRASVRGARASEMYEQFVEVVETVCVLAVIGLGAWEISQGRMSLGQLLAFAAFLGYLYPPIRNLGQLGLTLTAATAGAERLQEILDAEPAVSDPAVPVREWPVHGWVSFHGTSFRYPGAERDSLHDVTFTAGPGELVVVTGPSGAGKSTLSKLLTRFYDPTAGVICLDGVPLTGVPLEFLRENVALLPQETLILHGTIRENIACGRPGATDAEIERAALEADAHEFISALPRGYQTPIAPGTAALSGGQLQRVAIARAMLRAAPVLVLDEPTAGLDALAAHRVVEPLRRLMAGRTTIMITHDLGLAPDADRILVVDGGRLVEVGTHMELLARDGVYARLSSPGDESPWACEGSAGELRLSGFPLRFP
- a CDS encoding DUF2993 domain-containing protein produces the protein MRTPHRMTTHPYTNPYEELAALDDGPLEEFLHEDEPEEVPEEDWAPPNHRRGSRRRRKRFAGLPFAAKAAVLVLSLAAFLTLADRWALLYAEHEAADKLKDQLHLTAAPEVEIGGFPFLTQLADHRLDSVKVTVPDVAADRVSLAEVSATATHVRLDGGDDPTAVHGARVPALHGEVLLSFDDLNRELGASQVTFTGHGHDRVRARGTLPVAGHDLKLRADARIGRDGERGISTRIDGMRLDIGDLATYRPGARASEGLHLTPRSVARLGKETAKARALLSVPAIVHRLGVPDAAVRQALRDDTRLASLTGSAKFARRAMRVNLLDVAIAHPALLKRFGLDPALLDGLSRLTRPVLVDQLSLGFRLPHPKDGDLRLRDVRVEKDGIRVRMTGSALTIGH